The Saccopteryx leptura isolate mSacLep1 chromosome 2, mSacLep1_pri_phased_curated, whole genome shotgun sequence genome has a window encoding:
- the LOC136393839 gene encoding testis-specific serine/threonine-protein kinase 2, with the protein MDDATVLRKKGYIVGISLGKGSYAKVKSAYSERLKFNVAVKIIDRKKTPTDFVERFLPREMDILATVNHRSIIKTYEIFETSDGRIYIVMELGVQGDLLEFIKCRGALHEDVARKMFRQLSSAVKYCHDLDVVHRDLKCENLLLDKDFNIKLSDFGFSKRCLRDCSGRIILSKTFCGSAAYAAPEVLQGIPYQPKVYDIWSLGVILYIMVCGSMPYDDSDIKKMLRIQKEHRVDFPRSKNLTGECKDLIYRILQPDVSRRLHIDEILSHSWLQPPKPKALSSVSFKREGEGKYRAECKLDTRPGSRPEHRPDHKLGAKTQHRLLGAPENENKKEDRLAETSRAKEHHISGAEMGKAGT; encoded by the coding sequence ATGGACGATGCCACGGTCCTAAGGAAGAAGGGTTACATCGTAGGCATCAGTCTTGGAAAGGGCTCCTACGCAAAAGTCAAATCAGCCTACTCCGAGCGCCTCAAGTTCAATGTGGCGGTCAAGATTATTGACCGCAAGAAAACACCCACCGACTTTGTGGAGAGATTCCTTCCTCGGGAGATGGACATCCTGGCAACTGTCAATCACCGCTCCATCATCAAGACTTATGAGATCTTCGAGACCTCGGATGGGCGCATCTACATTGTCATGGAGCTTGGCGTCCAGGGCGACCTCCTTGAATTCATCAAGTGCCGGGGGGCCCTGCACGAGGATGTGGCACGCAAGATGTTCCGCCAGCTCTCCTCAGCTGTTAAGTACTGTCATGACTTGGATGTCGTCCACCGAGACCTCAAGTGCGAGAACCTTCTCCTTGACAAGGACTTCAACATCAAGCTGTCTGACTTTGGCTTCTCCAAGCGCTGCCTGCGTGATTGCAGCGGGCGCATCATTCTCAGCAAGACCTTCTGTGGGTCAGCAGCGTACGCGGCCCCTGAGGTCCTCCAGGGCATCCCCTACCAGCCCAAGGTCTATGACATCTGGAGCCTGGGCGTGATCCTCTACATCATGGTCTGTGGCTCCATGCCCTACGATGACTCTGACATCAAGAAGATGCTGCGCATCCAGAAGGAGCACCGTGTGGACTTCCCACGCTCTAAGAATCTGACGGGTGAGTGCAAGGACCTCATCTACCGTATCCTGCAGCCGGACGTCAGCAGGCGGCTGCACATCGACGAGATCCTCAGCCACTCGTGGTTGCAGCCCCCCAAGCCCAAAGCCCTGTCTTCTGTCTCCTTCAAGAGGGAGGGTGAGGGCAAGTACCGGGCCGAGTGCAAACTAGACACCCGACCAGGCTCACGGCCCGAGCACCGGCCCGATCACAAGCTGGGGGCTAAAACCCAGCACCGGCTGCTGGGGGCACCTGAGAATGAGAACAAAAAGGAGGACAGGCTGGCCGAGACCTCCAGGGCCAAAGAACATCACATCTCCGGAGCTGAGATGGGGAAGGCAGGCACCTAG
- the ESS2 gene encoding splicing factor ESS-2 homolog yields the protein METPSASPRALLLPTGSGPGRNRAAGEARAATRKQRVLDEEEYIEGLQTVIQRDFFPDVEKLQAQKEYLEAEENGDLERMRQIAIKFGSALGKMSREPPPPYVTPATFETPEVHTGTGLVGQKPRGRGRGLEDGDGEVGEEEEKEPLPSLDDFLSRYTSEDNASFQEIMEVAKEKSRARHAWLYQAEEEFEKREKDNLALPSAEHQAIESSQAGVETWKYKAKNSLMYYPEGVPDEEQLFKKPRQVVHRNTRFLKDPFSQALSRSQLQQAAALNAQHKQGKVGPDGKELIPQESPRVGGFGFVATPSPAPGVNESPLMTWGEVENTPLRVEGSETPYVDRTPGPAFKILEPGRRERLGLKMANEAAAKNRAKKQEALRRVTENLASLTPKGLSPAMSPALQRLVSRTASKYTDRALRASYTPSPARSTHLKTPAGGPQTPTSTPAPGSATRTPLSQDPASITDNLLQLPARRKASDFF from the exons GGCCTCCAGACAGTCATCCAGAGGGACTTCTTTCCTGACGTGGAAAAGCTGCAGGCACAGAAGGAATACCTGGAGGCTGAGGAGAATGGAGACCTGGAACGGATGCGTCAGATTGCCATCAAGTTTGGCTCTGCTCTGGGCAAGATGTCCCGAGAGCCCCCACCACCCT ATGTGACTCCAGCCACATTTGAAACCCCTGAGGTGCACACAGGCACTGGATTGGTGGGCCAGAAGCCCCGTGGCAGGGGCCGGGGCCTGGAGGATGGCGATG GAGAggtaggagaggaggaggagaaggagcccTTGCCCAGCCTGGATGACTTCCTGAGCCGGTACACAAGCGAGGACAACGCCTCCTTCCAGGAGATCATGGAGGTGGCCAAGGAGAAGAGCCGGGCACGCCATGCCTGGCTCTACCAGGCTGAGGAGGAGTTTGAGAAG AGGGAGAAAGATAATCTTGCACTCCCATCGGCAGAGCACCAAGCCATTGAGAGCAGCCAGGCCGGTGTGGAGACCTGGAAATACAAGGCCAAGAACTCGCTCATGTACTACCCAGAGG GCGTCCCTGATGAGGAGCAGCTATTTAAGAAGCCCCGGCAGGTGGTACATAGGAATACACGCTTCCTCAAGGACCCCTTCAGCCAGGCCCTGAGCAGGTCTCAGCTGCAGCAAGCTGCTGCCCTCAATGCCCAG CACAAACAGGGCAAGGTGGGCCCTGACGGCAAGGAGTTGATCCCCCAGGAATCCCCTCGAGTTGGCGGATTTGGATTTGTTGCTACCCCTTCTCCTGCCCCTG GTGTGAACGAATCCCCACTTATGACCTGGGGGGAGGTTGAGAACACACCATTGAGAGTTGAAGGATCGGAAACCCCCTACGTGGACAGGACACCAGGGCCAGCCTTCAAG ATCTTGGAGCCTGGCCGCAGGGAGCGTCTGGGGCTAAAGATGGCCAACGAGGCTGCTGCCAAGAACAGAGCCAAGAAGCAGGAGGCCTTGCGGAGAGTGACGGAAAACCTGGCCAG cctcacccccaaAGGCCTGAGCCCAGCCATGTCTCCAGCCCTGCAGCGCCTTGTAAGCAGGACAGCCAGCAAGTACACAGATCGAGCCCTGCGGGCCAGCTACACACCATCCCCAGCACGCTCAACCCACCTCAAGACCCCAGCCGGCGGGCCCCAGACCCCAACGAGCACACCAGCTCCTGGCTCTGCCACGCGCACCCCCCTCAGCCAGGACCCAGCCTCCATTACGGACAACCTGCTGCAACTCCCTGCTCGGCGCAAAGCCTCAGACTTCTTCTAG